Proteins from a single region of Primulina tabacum isolate GXHZ01 chromosome 5, ASM2559414v2, whole genome shotgun sequence:
- the LOC142547214 gene encoding uncharacterized protein LOC142547214, whose product MMSIFYQEEETSNPSNKCKCIASALKDAFAKCHSSQGKLSVSSLETDQTTGDFDEEDEVFVSAIISKYMESKCKRKSAVGLDNIYWAVSPRTLQIHGNNNGGVGGGEDTVDDFYSIESRLSPCSSATSFETFVSVRKWLSRSSSLNQTNLCDFGNRSMIMEFCHYEGWPFGLCRKAMLLPPLPKSPADSWSWRKSGRTVRIHGCV is encoded by the exons ATGATGAGCATATTTTATCAAGAGGAAGAGACTTCAAATCCCTCCAACAAATGTAAATGCATTGCTTCTGCACTCAAGGATGCATTTGCCAAATGCCATTCTTCTCAAGGGAAGCTCTCTGTTTCGAGCCTCGAAACAGATCAAACGACTGGTGATTTcgatgaagaagatgaa GTATTTGTTTCAGCGATCATAAGTAAATACATGGAGTCAAAATGCAAGAGAAAGTCTGCAGTTGGATTGGACAACATTTACTGGGCTGTGTCGCCAAGAACACTGCAGATACATGGTAATAACAACGGTGGTGTTGGCGGTGGTGAAGACACGGTTGACGACTTTTACTCGATTGAGAGTAGGCTATCCCCGTGTTCAAGTGCCACAAGCTTCGAGACCTTTGTTTCTGTCAGGAAATGGCTTTCAAGAAGCTCTAGTTTAAATCAGACCAATTTATGTGATTTTGGTAACAGGTCCATGATTATGGAGTTTTGTCACTACGAGGGTTGGCCGTTTGGACTTTGCCGGAAAGCAATGTTGCTACCTCCACTGCCAAAATCTCCGGCAGATTCTTGGTCGTGGAGGAAGAGTGGAAGAACTGTGAGGATACATGGATGTGTTTAG
- the LOC142547213 gene encoding succinate dehydrogenase subunit 5, mitochondrial, translating to MVKAMMLRSLCRTICRRSQAFSSSAAVENHIRHLHFSSSSFPASSPKTLPFDFLRPFVFRFGGIRYFSEDATDIPVIEDSDIKCAFKDLMATDWDELPPAVVEDVQRALSKNTEDKASQEFLKNVFRSAEAVEEFTEIVMSLKMEMDDIIGMSGENVKPLPEEHAKAMQILFDRYAAYLASFEPEENYLKKKVETELGTKMIYLKMRCSGLDADWGKVTVLGTSGISGSYIEHRA from the exons ATGGTGAAAGCGATGATGCTAAGATCGCTTTGTCGTACAATTTGCCGCAGATCTCAAGCTTTCTCCTCCTCCGCCGCCGTCGAAAACCACATCCGCCACCTCCATTTCTCTTCTTCTTCGTTCCCGGCCTCTTCTCCCAAAACCCTCCCTTTCG ATTTCTTGCGGCCATTTGTTTTTCGCTTTGGGGGTATACGTTATTTTAGTGAAGATGCTACTGATATACCAGTTATAGAAGACTCTGACATCAAATGTGCATTCAAAGACTTAATGGCCACGGACTGGGATGAGCTTCCTCCTGCAGTGGTTGAGGATGTACAGAGGGCATTGTCAAAGAATACCGAGGATAAGGCTTCCCAAGAGTTTCTAAAAAATGTTTTCCGATCTGCTGAGGCAGTTGAGGAGTTTACTGAAATTGTCATGTCACTGAAAATGGAAATGGATGACATAATTGGTATGAGTGGCGAG AATGTGAAACCCCTGCCAGAAGAACATGCAAAGGCAATGCAAATACTTTTTGACAGATATGCTGCATATCTAGCCTCGTTTGAACCAGAGGAGAACTATTTGAAGAAGAAAGTTGAGACCGAGTTGGGAACAAAGATGATATACTTGAAAATGAGGTGCAGCGGTCTTGATGCTGACTGGGGAAAG GTTACCGTACTCGGGACTTCTGGAATCTCGGGATCTTATATAGAGCACAGAGCATAA
- the LOC142544910 gene encoding putative carboxylesterase 2 — MSPFFHLGCKLKFLRRNKHENEMETPTDTKVVLHDVPPYLKVYEDGTVERLLGVETVQPTLDSDIGVSSKDVLILPVRGVSARLYRPANHHKKYPLVVYFHGGAFCISTPADPKYHDMLSKLVKEAQIILVSVDYRRAPENPLPMAYEDSWAALQWVASHMEHGSENWLKECADFDRVYLAGDSAGANISHHLTIKAGLQSQNPSLGKLKIVGILMVHPYFWGKEPIGVEAENPMFKSVVDKWWEFVCPSDLGCDDPWINPFVIGAPSLEGLACGKILICVAGNDILRERGRLYYESLVKSAWKGQAQFLETEGEDHVFHIIDSGSEKALELIKKCAEFLNKG; from the coding sequence atgtcccCATTTTTCCATCTCGGCTGCAAATTGAAGTTTCTTCGTAGAAACAAACACGAAAACGAGATGGAAACCCCGACCGATACAAAGGTTGTGCTTCACGATGTTCCACCTTACCTAAAAGTCTACGAAGATGGAACCGTCGAAAGGCTTTTAGGAGTAGAAACTGTCCAACCAACTCTCGATTCCGACATCGGAGTCTCCTCCAAGGATGTCCTAATCCTGCCCGTACGTGGCGTCTCAGCCCGGCTCTACCGCCCTGCCAACCACCACAAGAAATACCCTTTAGTCGTCTACTTCCACGGCGGAGCTTTCTGCATATCAACTCCTGCTGATCCCAAGTACCACGACATGCTGAGCAAGCTAGTTAAAGAGGCTCAAATCATCCTTGTGTCAGTTGATTACCGAAGAGCCCCTGAAAACCCTCTTCCTATGGCGTACGAGGATTCGTGGGCAGCGCTACAATGGGTCGCTTCACACATGGAACATGGCAGCGAAAATTGGCTGAAAGAATGTGCTGATTTCGACAGAGTGTACTTAGCAGGAGACAGTGCAGGCGCCAATATCTCGCATCACCTAACTATCAAGGCAGGGTTACAATCACAAAATCCCAGCTTAGGGAAACTCAAGATTGTCGGGATTTTGATGGTACATCCATATTTCTGGGGAAAGGAACCGATCGGAGTGGAAGCGGAGAACCCGATGTTCAAATCAGTGGTTGACAAGTGGTGGGAATTCGTCTGCCCGTCGGATCTTGGTTGCGATGACCCGTGGATCAACCCGTTTGTCATCGGTGCTCCGAGTCTTGAGGGATTAGCGTGTGGCAAGATTCTTATTTGCGTTGCAGGGAATGATATTTTGAGGGAAAGAGGAAGATTGTACTACGAATCATTGGTGAAGAGTGCATGGAAAGGGCAAGCCCAGTTTCTTGAAACAGAAGGGGAGGATCATGTTTTTCACATCATTGATTCTGGTTCGGAAAAAGCATTGGAACTTATCAAGAAATGTGCTGAATTCTTGAACAAGGGTTAG